The genomic interval AGGTCTCGTGCCTGCCGGCGAATATCCCCGAGGACATCACGGCCGACGTCTCCAACCTCGCGATCGGCGACGTGTTGACCGTGGCCGACCTCGCCGTACCCGAGGGCGTGCGCGTGCTGACCGACAGGGCGCAGGCCGTGGCCACCGTGGCCCCGCCGGCCGTCGAGGAAGTCGCCGCGCCCGTGGCCGCCGTGGTGGGCGCTGTGGCAGGGGCGCCGGGCGAGCCGGAAGTGCTCACCGAGCGCAAGCTCAAGGAAGAGCCCGAGGCCGAGGAGAAGGACAAGAAGGGAAAGAAGAAAGAGTAAGTGGCCCAGGGAATCGTCGGGCTCGGCAACCCCGGGCCCGAGTACCGCGACACGCGGCACAACATGGGCGCCCGCGCGCTCGACGCCCTGGCCAAGAAGCTCAAGGTGCGCTTCCAGCGCGTGGGCGGCCACCTGGTCGCCCACGCCAAGTGGCGGGGCGACGTCGTCTACCTCGTCAAACCGCAGTGCTTCATGAACGCCATGGGACCGCCGGTGGCACGCGTCACGCGCAAGCTCCAGCTGGTCGCGGGCGACCTCATCTTCGTGTACGACGACCTCGACCTGCCGCTGGGCAGGGTGCGGGTGCGCTTGAAGGGCAGCGCGGGAGGCCACAACGGTATGCGGTCGCTGATCAGCACGCTCGGCACGGACCAGCTGCGGCGGGTCAAGGTCGGCATCGGCCGACCGGCCTCGCCCGGTCGGGACCGCGAGGAGATCGTGGACCACGTGCTCTCGGCCTTCCTCCCCGACGAGCGCCCAACGGTCGAGGCGGCCTGCCTCGAGGCGGGTGCCCAGGCGCTCAGGCTGGTCGAAGCTCACAACG from Candidatus Rokuibacteriota bacterium carries:
- the pth gene encoding aminoacyl-tRNA hydrolase, which produces MAQGIVGLGNPGPEYRDTRHNMGARALDALAKKLKVRFQRVGGHLVAHAKWRGDVVYLVKPQCFMNAMGPPVARVTRKLQLVAGDLIFVYDDLDLPLGRVRVRLKGSAGGHNGMRSLISTLGTDQLRRVKVGIGRPASPGRDREEIVDHVLSAFLPDERPTVEAACLEAGAQALRLVEAHNARRF